From the Martelella mediterranea DSM 17316 genome, one window contains:
- a CDS encoding helix-turn-helix domain-containing protein, translating into MPEETTVKPVEEDAVPNDVFASTDYQEWRDAMSQLYLPTLDAAADEPFHAEVNGFLLGAGTLGRCASVQQAFSRSRTQIGRDGVDNYMIQIFLKGRCHARTARGDVILDAGDICIFDNAEPLDTVNEDFDLMALAVPRDRLAPLLREPDGLHYRRVRRDTPLARLFRTHVLDVYRMAPAIRAEDGPQVFSALVHFLAAVINNSRDLSDEQTTLLQQSVLQEVRRHIDANLESESLTVEDIAARFGISRTKLYRHFEPYGGVAAFVRERRLAAAYHKLTDPYALPLNNNAIAASVGFQSESAFIRAFRRRYGMTPGEARRQRHVASMSAASGAPTRYTWPAWFAGV; encoded by the coding sequence TTGCCGGAAGAGACCACAGTCAAGCCAGTGGAGGAGGACGCCGTCCCTAACGACGTCTTTGCGAGCACCGACTACCAGGAATGGCGCGACGCCATGAGCCAGCTCTACCTGCCCACATTGGATGCCGCCGCGGATGAACCGTTTCACGCGGAAGTGAACGGTTTCCTGCTTGGCGCGGGCACGCTGGGGCGCTGCGCGAGCGTGCAGCAGGCTTTTTCGCGCAGCCGCACGCAGATCGGCCGCGATGGCGTCGACAACTACATGATCCAGATATTCCTCAAGGGGCGCTGTCACGCGCGCACCGCCCGCGGCGATGTCATTCTCGATGCAGGCGATATCTGTATCTTCGACAATGCCGAGCCGCTCGACACCGTCAACGAGGATTTCGACCTCATGGCGCTTGCCGTGCCGCGCGACCGGCTCGCGCCGCTGCTGCGCGAGCCCGATGGGCTGCATTACCGGCGTGTGCGCCGCGACACGCCACTTGCCCGCCTGTTCCGCACCCATGTTCTGGATGTCTATCGCATGGCCCCTGCAATCCGCGCGGAGGACGGACCCCAGGTGTTTTCGGCGCTGGTCCATTTTCTTGCCGCCGTCATCAATAACAGCCGCGATCTTTCGGACGAGCAGACGACTTTGCTGCAACAAAGCGTGCTGCAGGAGGTGCGCCGGCATATCGACGCCAATCTCGAAAGCGAAAGCCTGACGGTGGAGGATATCGCCGCCCGCTTCGGCATCTCGCGGACGAAGCTCTATCGCCATTTCGAACCCTATGGCGGCGTTGCTGCCTTCGTGCGGGAGCGGCGGCTCGCCGCGGCCTATCACAAGCTCACCGATCCGTATGCACTGCCGCTCAACAACAACGCCATCGCTGCCTCGGTCGGGTTCCAGTCCGAGAGCGCCTTTATCCGGGCCTTTCGCCGCCGCTATGGCATGACGCCGGGCGAGGCCAGGCGGCAACGCCACGTGGCCTCGATGTCCGCCGCTTCCGGCGCTCCGACAAGATATACCTGGCCTGCATGGTTTGCAGGCGTCTGA